A portion of the Pseudoxanthomonas sp. JBR18 genome contains these proteins:
- a CDS encoding MFS transporter yields MSRTEMSTASRRSRPWQAMFNLRRGEGGQVLTAALCLFFVLTALMLLRPARDALGLEHGIESVRSLIAVTAVVTLAMNPLFGWVVGRLKRSQVIGATYGFLALSLLGFWGLMTFAPGGVAAVSSQVFYVWFNVFNLFATMVFWALLADHFTSDQGKRFFALVSVGGTLGAIFGPWLTSVLAASLGTSSLLPVASGFLLLGMLAAWLLQWIAPGRAIEDGVGPPSRSDERGRIGGSAWAGIRSVLGSPYLCGVAGYVLLTAVIATFVYFTRLQMVEAIADDLDMRTAILGKIDMWTHVAVLMLQLTLASRIIKRFGLGLTLALLPVTTALGFLGLATYGSFLGLVLLEAGTRAVQRGIAQPAREALFTVVDREDKYKAKALIDTFVYRAGDVVGAQTEGALSRLGMAMGGLVGAVLPLALGWMALALWVGRAQARRSARPSADTTPDGSCGQHDRSILRSPHTVSRGVRASSGTRTIDTPQPPGKRFDVQARESAP; encoded by the coding sequence ATGAGCCGAACCGAAATGTCGACAGCCTCGCGTCGCTCACGCCCGTGGCAGGCCATGTTCAACCTCCGCCGCGGAGAAGGGGGACAGGTGCTGACCGCCGCGCTGTGCCTGTTCTTCGTACTGACGGCATTGATGCTGTTGCGACCGGCGCGCGACGCGCTGGGCCTGGAACACGGGATCGAAAGCGTGCGCTCGCTCATCGCCGTGACGGCGGTGGTGACGCTGGCGATGAATCCGCTGTTCGGATGGGTGGTCGGTCGCCTGAAGCGGTCGCAGGTCATCGGCGCCACTTACGGCTTCCTGGCGCTGAGCCTGTTGGGATTCTGGGGCCTGATGACATTTGCGCCGGGAGGCGTGGCAGCGGTGAGCAGCCAGGTGTTCTACGTCTGGTTCAACGTGTTCAACCTGTTTGCGACGATGGTGTTCTGGGCATTGCTGGCCGACCACTTCACCAGCGATCAGGGCAAGCGCTTCTTCGCCCTGGTCTCGGTGGGCGGCACGCTCGGCGCGATCTTCGGCCCCTGGCTCACGTCGGTGTTGGCCGCATCGCTGGGCACGTCCAGCCTGCTGCCGGTCGCCAGTGGCTTTCTGCTGCTGGGCATGCTGGCTGCCTGGCTGCTGCAGTGGATCGCGCCGGGCCGGGCGATCGAGGACGGCGTCGGGCCACCGTCACGTTCAGACGAGCGCGGGCGCATCGGCGGCAGCGCCTGGGCCGGCATCCGCTCGGTGCTCGGCTCCCCCTATCTGTGCGGCGTCGCTGGCTACGTCCTGCTGACGGCGGTGATAGCGACGTTCGTGTATTTCACCCGGCTGCAAATGGTCGAGGCGATCGCCGACGACTTGGACATGAGGACGGCGATCCTCGGCAAGATCGACATGTGGACGCATGTGGCGGTGCTGATGCTGCAGCTCACCCTGGCCAGCCGGATCATCAAACGCTTCGGCCTGGGCCTCACGCTGGCGCTCCTGCCCGTGACCACCGCGTTGGGCTTCCTCGGGCTGGCGACCTACGGCTCCTTCCTGGGCCTGGTCCTGCTGGAAGCAGGGACCCGGGCGGTGCAGCGTGGTATTGCCCAGCCAGCGCGCGAGGCGCTGTTCACCGTGGTCGACCGTGAAGACAAGTACAAGGCCAAGGCCCTCATCGACACCTTCGTCTATCGCGCAGGCGACGTGGTCGGTGCGCAGACCGAGGGCGCGCTGAGTCGGCTGGGGATGGCGATGGGCGGCCTGGTCGGTGCGGTGCTGCCGCTGGCATTGGGATGGATGGCGCTCGCCCTGTGGGTGGGGCGTGCACAGGCTCGACGCTCTGCACGGCCATCGGCGGACACCACGCCCGACGGCTCCTGCGGTCAACACGACCGCTCCATCCTGCGCTCGCCACACACGGTGAGCCGGGGCGTCCGGGCTTCGAGCGGCACCAGGACGATCGATACGCCCCAGCCGCCCGGCAAACGGTTCGATGTCCAGGCGCGCGAATCAGCCCCATGA
- a CDS encoding SDR family oxidoreductase yields MAAFGVLLGYALSSGTALAQTPPKSDWSLADMPSQAGRIVLITGGTSGMGFEDAKALAAAGAQVIIAARNPQRGQQAIDQIRQAVPEAQVQFEHVDLADLSSVRSLAGRLGTTLPRLDGLINNAAIMAPPERGTSVDGFELQFATNYLGHFVLTAELLPLLRKSDAPRVVTLSSIAVHQGGIHFDDLQSTQAYVPMVAYAQSKLACLMFAFELQRRSDAAGWGIRSVAAHPGVAVTELVARGPGLDSAQGRQWSAMREHLQTAAQGAVPTLYAATAPEAQGGAYYGPIGDREIRGPLGLATVPAAVKDSAASAQLWAVSEEITGVRFPALRR; encoded by the coding sequence TTGGCCGCCTTTGGCGTGCTGCTGGGCTACGCGCTCTCTTCAGGTACCGCGCTGGCGCAGACCCCACCCAAATCCGACTGGAGCTTGGCCGACATGCCCTCCCAGGCCGGTCGCATCGTCCTGATCACCGGAGGCACCAGCGGCATGGGCTTCGAGGACGCCAAGGCGCTGGCAGCCGCGGGCGCACAGGTGATCATCGCCGCACGCAACCCCCAACGCGGCCAGCAGGCGATCGATCAGATCAGGCAGGCGGTCCCCGAGGCCCAGGTCCAGTTCGAGCACGTCGATCTCGCCGACCTGTCTTCGGTTCGGTCCCTGGCCGGGCGTCTTGGCACCACGTTGCCCAGGTTGGATGGCCTGATCAATAACGCCGCGATCATGGCGCCGCCGGAACGCGGCACCTCCGTTGACGGCTTCGAGCTGCAGTTTGCCACCAACTACCTTGGCCATTTCGTGCTGACCGCCGAGTTGCTGCCGCTGCTGCGCAAAAGTGATGCTCCCCGCGTGGTCACGCTGTCCAGCATCGCCGTCCACCAGGGCGGCATCCATTTCGATGACCTGCAGTCCACGCAGGCTTATGTACCGATGGTCGCCTATGCCCAGTCAAAGCTGGCCTGTCTGATGTTCGCATTCGAACTGCAACGACGTAGCGACGCGGCTGGCTGGGGCATCCGCAGCGTCGCCGCTCATCCCGGTGTCGCGGTGACCGAGCTGGTTGCGCGCGGCCCGGGCCTGGACAGCGCCCAGGGTCGTCAGTGGTCCGCCATGCGCGAGCACCTCCAGACCGCGGCCCAGGGCGCCGTGCCCACGCTGTACGCCGCCACTGCGCCCGAGGCGCAAGGTGGCGCCTACTACGGCCCGATCGGTGACCGCGAGATCCGCGGCCCGCTCGGCCTTGCGACAGTCCCCGCCGCCGTCAAGGACTCGGCAGCGTCGGCTCAGTTGTGGGCGGTCTCAGAAGAAATCACCGGCGTGCGCTTCCCCGCGCTGCGCCGTTGA